A genomic segment from Brevundimonas sp. SORGH_AS_0993 encodes:
- a CDS encoding TonB-dependent receptor: protein MSRRQFSFRSVCLATTLFVATPAAAQTALPAPLRTGGQPAQLDEVVVTGARLQARNEIAAKREAAIIQDSISADEIGSLPDFGLGEALERAPGVSTVQNNDRGEAQFLSIRGLNADYNLVEVDGVALPANEIGRRNVSLDVIPSSLARRVDVAKSVTAAMNGNAIGGVANLVTRSAFDGRGRRFVAGRVDLGHWGNERNFARSGLSGQGEFVVSDTFGPDRRFGFVVSASRYVRDSSSLNSAVDNYSFFDPTTHARLAAGDPGLADADVSPQRRRWLAYDNVRERKGVFGKLEYRHGPLEARLTAADFSHTNDEDRQSNILVANGNPVATSITATGGSVASANAQVDLSEYYQDRGIHYVDFRARWTPGPRQFLDFGVNTAVASYRQDTRLATYRIANTPNLAFTYEVSKGDFPYFAPANPGFLLSPANYRQFEYGTALDDSREKARTANLDWGFNVESQDRGWGAQLGGYARRLERAYDRQVDNYRPLSASDYRLSAVGRLSDYAPYNGRGTRMLIVDPGLAQSFFEVNQAGFSATTTNTANSISSDYDVKEDIDAGYALARFATDRLTILGGLRFERTRLETGSAALVGSAYVYGAQTSQYDDWLPSLQANYDLTDRLKLRAAASRTIGRPDYDDLAARETVSVNTDGDFTIRGGNPNLKPRRSDNLDLSLEYYGGRDVMMSVGAFQKRIADEILTLRTTADEMYNGALESVTRIRPVNAGDFQVRGLELNLVVGRMDFLPGALAGLGASANLTLLDAVPPSVTMGDFTERRLPSLFESSDVIGNVKLFYNFGALTLQGAWNHVGDMLYSVSNSDPTQDRIVKANDRFDAQARYRITPNLTVVAQAKNLTNTRRQRMFGPDFGLLREELDNGRAFYVGALFRY from the coding sequence ATGTCTCGTCGTCAGTTCTCCTTCCGCTCCGTCTGTCTGGCCACGACCCTGTTCGTCGCCACACCCGCCGCCGCCCAGACCGCTCTTCCAGCGCCCCTCCGGACGGGGGGGCAGCCCGCCCAACTGGACGAGGTGGTCGTCACCGGCGCCCGCCTTCAGGCCCGCAACGAGATCGCGGCCAAGCGCGAGGCCGCGATTATCCAGGACTCCATCAGTGCGGACGAGATCGGCAGCCTGCCCGACTTCGGTTTAGGCGAGGCGCTGGAGCGCGCGCCCGGCGTGTCCACGGTTCAAAACAACGATCGCGGGGAGGCGCAATTCTTGTCGATCCGTGGATTGAACGCCGACTACAATCTGGTGGAAGTGGACGGAGTGGCCCTGCCAGCCAATGAGATTGGGCGCCGCAACGTGTCGCTAGACGTCATTCCCTCGTCCCTGGCGCGCCGGGTGGACGTGGCCAAGTCGGTGACGGCGGCGATGAACGGCAACGCCATCGGCGGCGTCGCCAATCTGGTGACGCGCAGCGCCTTCGACGGTCGGGGCCGTCGGTTCGTGGCTGGGCGCGTCGATCTGGGCCATTGGGGCAATGAGCGCAACTTCGCCCGCAGCGGCCTGTCAGGACAGGGCGAGTTCGTCGTGTCCGACACCTTCGGCCCGGACAGACGTTTCGGTTTCGTGGTGTCGGCCAGCCGCTATGTGCGCGACTCGTCCTCGTTGAACTCGGCGGTCGACAACTACAGCTTCTTCGATCCGACGACGCATGCGCGCCTGGCCGCCGGGGATCCCGGTCTGGCCGACGCCGACGTCTCGCCGCAGCGTCGCCGCTGGCTGGCCTATGACAATGTGCGCGAACGCAAGGGCGTCTTCGGCAAGCTGGAGTATCGGCATGGCCCGCTGGAGGCCCGACTGACGGCGGCCGACTTCAGCCATACGAACGACGAGGATCGCCAGTCCAACATCCTGGTCGCCAACGGCAATCCCGTTGCGACATCGATCACCGCCACCGGCGGCTCGGTCGCCTCGGCCAACGCCCAGGTCGATCTGTCCGAATATTATCAGGATCGGGGCATCCACTACGTCGATTTCCGTGCGCGCTGGACGCCGGGTCCGCGCCAGTTTCTGGATTTCGGCGTGAACACGGCCGTCGCCTCCTATCGCCAGGATACGCGGTTGGCGACCTATCGCATCGCCAACACGCCCAATCTCGCCTTCACCTACGAGGTGTCCAAGGGCGACTTTCCCTATTTCGCGCCGGCGAATCCCGGTTTCCTTCTGTCTCCCGCAAACTATCGCCAGTTCGAATACGGCACGGCCCTGGACGATTCTCGCGAGAAGGCCCGGACGGCCAATCTGGACTGGGGCTTCAACGTCGAGTCTCAGGATCGGGGATGGGGGGCTCAACTGGGCGGTTACGCGCGTCGTCTGGAGCGGGCTTATGATCGGCAGGTGGACAACTACCGCCCGTTGTCAGCCAGCGACTATCGTTTGTCGGCGGTCGGGCGGCTGTCGGACTATGCGCCCTATAACGGACGAGGCACACGGATGCTGATCGTCGATCCGGGCTTGGCGCAGAGCTTCTTCGAGGTCAATCAGGCCGGATTCTCGGCGACCACGACCAATACGGCGAACAGTATCTCCTCCGACTACGACGTGAAGGAGGACATAGACGCGGGCTATGCCCTGGCGCGGTTCGCGACCGATCGGTTGACGATTCTGGGCGGGCTGCGCTTCGAACGAACGCGCCTTGAAACCGGATCGGCCGCCTTGGTCGGTTCCGCCTATGTCTATGGCGCGCAGACGTCGCAGTATGACGATTGGCTGCCGTCGCTTCAGGCGAATTACGACCTGACCGACAGGCTGAAACTGCGCGCGGCCGCCAGCCGAACCATCGGACGACCCGACTACGACGATCTGGCGGCGCGTGAGACTGTCTCGGTCAACACCGACGGCGACTTCACCATTCGGGGCGGCAATCCGAACCTGAAGCCCAGGCGTTCCGACAATCTGGACCTCAGTCTAGAATACTACGGCGGGCGCGACGTCATGATGTCGGTGGGCGCGTTCCAGAAAAGGATCGCCGACGAAATCCTGACGCTGAGAACCACCGCCGACGAGATGTACAACGGAGCGCTTGAGTCCGTCACGCGGATCAGGCCCGTCAATGCTGGCGATTTCCAGGTGCGTGGGCTGGAGTTGAACCTGGTCGTGGGACGGATGGACTTCCTGCCTGGGGCGCTGGCGGGCTTGGGCGCTTCGGCCAACCTGACCCTGCTGGACGCCGTTCCGCCCAGCGTGACGATGGGCGACTTTACCGAGCGTCGCCTTCCGAGCCTGTTCGAGAGTTCCGACGTCATCGGCAACGTCAAACTCTTCTACAATTTCGGCGCCCTGACACTTCAGGGCGCCTGGAACCATGTCGGCGACATGCTCTACTCCGTGTCCAACAGCGATCCGACGCAGGACCGGATCGTCAAGGCCAACGACCGCTTCGACGCCCAGGCCCGCTACCGGATCACCCCCAACCTGACCGTGGTGGCCCAGGCCAAGAACCTGACGAATACGCGGCGCCAACGTATGTTCGGCCCGGATTTCGGGCTGCTCCGCGAGGAGCTGGATAACGGCCGCGCCTTCTATGTCGGCGCTCTGTTCCGCTACTGA
- a CDS encoding ROK family transcriptional regulator — MSPPKLSARSRTTLAAIRRRGSASRSELIRDLGLSGTAVFRATEELEAAGLVRSGETVATGRGQPSVMIHMEPDAAFSLGLSVMTDRADVVLIDLAGSVRARRQITLPGMPRAAMVDAAVSFGLDQMATVGIDRRRLLGMGVAVAGYFVGPSMVNPGRELEEWALVDLKEATERQTGLPTSVENIANAAALGERMLGVAARYDSFCYVNVAAGFGAGIVMNGTLVRGRYGNAGEIAGLFTSSGRATPNLMTLRDRLADHGIACSGMSDLITHFDPTWPGVDEWLAEHQESFSYLFGALRMTLDCEALILGGRLPRVLARRIVDAIDLPENHWPVRRERRAPPTVMDVASLEPELSGPLGAASLIFHQTLFD, encoded by the coding sequence ATGTCGCCGCCCAAATTATCGGCTCGTAGCAGGACGACGCTTGCCGCGATCAGACGACGGGGCAGCGCGTCGCGATCGGAGCTGATTCGCGATCTCGGACTGTCGGGCACGGCCGTGTTCCGGGCGACCGAGGAACTGGAGGCTGCAGGCTTGGTCCGCAGCGGGGAGACGGTCGCGACCGGGCGCGGCCAGCCCAGCGTGATGATTCATATGGAGCCTGACGCCGCTTTCAGCCTGGGCCTTTCGGTGATGACCGACCGCGCTGATGTGGTGTTGATCGACCTGGCGGGATCGGTTCGTGCACGGCGCCAGATCACCTTGCCGGGGATGCCGCGCGCGGCGATGGTGGACGCAGCGGTCAGCTTCGGACTCGATCAAATGGCCACAGTGGGTATCGACCGCCGCCGACTGCTGGGAATGGGGGTCGCGGTCGCGGGCTATTTCGTCGGTCCATCGATGGTGAACCCCGGCCGCGAACTGGAAGAATGGGCGCTCGTCGATCTAAAGGAGGCGACCGAACGGCAGACGGGGCTGCCGACCTCGGTCGAGAATATCGCCAACGCGGCGGCGCTGGGCGAGCGTATGCTGGGCGTCGCCGCGCGCTATGACAGCTTTTGCTACGTTAACGTCGCCGCCGGCTTTGGCGCCGGAATCGTGATGAACGGCACGCTGGTGCGCGGGCGTTACGGCAATGCCGGAGAGATTGCAGGGTTGTTCACGAGCAGCGGCCGCGCGACCCCGAATCTTATGACGTTACGCGACCGGCTGGCCGACCATGGCATCGCCTGTTCGGGTATGTCGGATCTGATCACGCACTTCGATCCCACTTGGCCCGGCGTGGATGAATGGCTGGCGGAGCATCAGGAGTCCTTTTCCTATCTGTTCGGCGCTTTGCGAATGACGTTAGATTGCGAGGCGCTGATCCTGGGCGGGCGACTGCCCAGGGTGCTGGCGCGACGGATCGTCGATGCGATCGACCTGCCGGAAAATCACTGGCCGGTCCGCCGCGAGCGCCGCGCACCGCCCACGGTGATGGATGTCGCTAGCCTTGAGCCTGAACTGTCGGGACCGCTCGGCGCCGCGTCGTTGATTTTCCACCAGACGCTTTTCGATTGA
- a CDS encoding ROK family transcriptional regulator: MGVGYGRFAPQFLRDDGVRTATTNERAILSALRRGGPKTRAQLSRALDLTEQSITRLIEPLVRRGLVVEDRPVVSGRGKPGAPLRLDARAAHAVGVSVMTDAVAAAIMDLSGAVLARREIRLQDTAPPSAFRKILALAQALENEVGAAPERRLGFGVAVTGYFVGDGAQVNPPPGLDAWALSPLDRLLSDAFAGPVWIENDGAAAAIGEAMIGAGLRYDSLAYLYFSAGFGGGVILNGEPMRGVNGNAGEFASILPSDWFQPNLTQLLRMIQEPGGGPATIAEMLAAFPSDSPAVARWVAAAVPSLNLIVSAISGVLDTQAIVLGGRLPTPLAEALASRLSFTNPERRGTSSPGANDHGLAYSRRRLRHRGGRPAAARRLFLTSAERITPSFCLNMDCVAVDLERLGHKASDFPHGIIFPRSLSLD; the protein is encoded by the coding sequence ATGGGAGTCGGTTACGGAAGATTCGCGCCGCAGTTCTTGCGGGACGACGGCGTGCGCACGGCGACGACCAACGAACGCGCGATCCTGTCCGCGCTGCGACGGGGCGGCCCCAAGACCCGGGCCCAGCTGTCACGCGCCCTGGACCTGACCGAACAGTCGATCACCCGGCTGATCGAACCGCTGGTGCGGCGCGGCCTGGTGGTGGAGGACCGCCCCGTCGTCTCCGGTCGGGGCAAGCCAGGAGCGCCGCTTCGGCTCGACGCCCGCGCCGCCCATGCGGTGGGCGTTTCGGTCATGACCGACGCGGTGGCGGCGGCGATCATGGATCTGAGCGGGGCGGTTCTGGCCCGGCGCGAAATCCGGTTGCAAGACACCGCGCCGCCCTCCGCCTTTCGCAAGATACTGGCCCTCGCCCAGGCCTTGGAGAACGAAGTTGGAGCGGCGCCCGAACGCCGGCTCGGCTTCGGCGTGGCCGTGACCGGCTATTTCGTCGGCGACGGCGCCCAGGTGAACCCGCCGCCCGGCCTGGACGCCTGGGCGCTGTCGCCGCTGGATCGCCTGCTCTCGGACGCCTTCGCCGGACCTGTGTGGATCGAGAACGACGGCGCCGCCGCCGCGATTGGCGAAGCCATGATCGGGGCGGGACTGCGCTATGACAGCCTGGCTTATCTTTACTTCTCGGCCGGCTTCGGCGGCGGCGTCATCCTGAACGGCGAACCGATGCGCGGCGTGAACGGCAACGCCGGCGAGTTCGCCTCGATCCTGCCGTCCGACTGGTTCCAGCCCAACCTGACCCAGCTTTTGCGGATGATTCAGGAGCCGGGCGGCGGTCCCGCCACGATCGCGGAGATGCTGGCCGCCTTTCCGAGCGACAGCCCTGCGGTCGCCCGCTGGGTGGCCGCCGCCGTACCTTCCCTGAACCTAATTGTTTCGGCCATATCGGGCGTTCTGGATACCCAGGCCATTGTCCTGGGGGGGCGTCTGCCGACGCCACTGGCCGAAGCTTTGGCGTCCCGTCTGTCTTTTACCAACCCCGAACGCCGCGGGACGTCGTCGCCCGGTGCCAACGATCATGGCCTCGCCTATAGCCGGCGACGTCTCCGCCATCGGGGCGGCCGCCCTGCCGCTGCGCGCCGCCTTTTTCTGACCAGCGCTGAGCGGATTACGCCGTCCTTTTGCCTCAATATGGATTGCGTCGCAGTTGACCTTGAGCGGCTGGGCCATAAGGCCAGCGACTTTCCACACGGCATCATCTTCCCTCGCAGCTTGTCGCTCGATTAA
- a CDS encoding DUF6528 family protein, which yields MILPLLAALSVSSSAAPALLACGDDEVRRYQLTADGARETWRWEASTAADLPADYRAALLERIDECKPVGGDRILVTASTGGVVLLDATSGAVLFRTNAPMAHSATLLPNDRVAVALSIHEQGDRLDVYDLADGDNPVITLPLPSGHGAVWDPDRRALFVLSHDLVQVFALADWDGPAPRLRETQRWTLPGERDGHDLSRAADGSGYVVTTNDGAWRLDPDSGSFTPLEPLNPALQVKAVDIDAAGRLAWVKAEERWWAFGFFVRQDGRVLRVPTGDLHLYKVRWLRPTE from the coding sequence ATGATCCTTCCGCTTCTCGCAGCCTTGTCCGTCTCCTCTTCCGCCGCGCCTGCCTTGCTGGCGTGCGGCGACGACGAAGTCAGGCGCTATCAACTGACCGCCGACGGCGCCCGGGAAACCTGGCGCTGGGAGGCGTCCACGGCGGCCGATCTGCCGGCCGACTATCGCGCGGCGCTTCTCGAAAGGATCGACGAGTGCAAGCCGGTCGGCGGCGACCGGATCCTGGTCACGGCCTCGACCGGCGGCGTCGTTCTTCTGGACGCGACGTCCGGCGCCGTTCTGTTCCGAACCAACGCCCCCATGGCCCATTCGGCGACCCTCCTGCCGAACGATCGGGTCGCCGTGGCCCTGTCCATCCATGAACAAGGCGACCGCCTCGACGTCTATGATCTCGCCGACGGGGACAATCCCGTCATCACCCTGCCCCTGCCTTCGGGCCACGGCGCGGTTTGGGATCCGGATCGCCGGGCGCTGTTCGTCCTGTCGCACGATCTGGTGCAGGTCTTCGCCCTGGCGGACTGGGACGGCCCCGCGCCCCGGCTTCGGGAAACGCAGCGATGGACCCTGCCCGGCGAACGCGACGGCCATGATCTTTCGCGCGCGGCGGACGGATCTGGCTATGTGGTCACGACCAACGACGGCGCCTGGCGCCTTGATCCCGATAGTGGAAGCTTCACGCCGCTGGAACCGCTGAATCCGGCGCTGCAGGTCAAGGCTGTCGACATCGACGCCGCCGGCCGACTGGCCTGGGTCAAGGCCGAGGAGCGCTGGTGGGCGTTCGGCTTCTTCGTCCGTCAGGACGGTCGCGTTCTGCGCGTCCCGACCGGCGACCTGCATCTCTACAAGGTGCGTTGGCTACGTCCAACGGAGTGA
- a CDS encoding TonB-dependent receptor, whose product MKAAHQISLACHLLLGTSLSCALPAFAQTAALPSEVRGADPAQVDDIVVTGFRASQQSATRVKRQSAVILDAISQDDVGRLPDLNIVEASRRITGVSVVGGADPTKNRDIYQRATIRGLDPRYNLVTIDGIPLASPDWVYRGARLDMLPSSLVSRIEAIKSVTAQYDPHALGGQINIVSKSAFDALDDRFFVVNANGGYNDTVGKLIQKGGPSIRADATGALRFGPEQSFGIVASVEYQRLPSTARAELPGDSNGAGWSYFTAAGARTPFSNLSNGFLVPVRNQDYFFENMRTRLSGNLKLEWRPDDATEVSLFGGDYHDKDVETRYEILTLPTGTPTAVTATSGAFAQGDLQQGLTYQPVARDTWLIDAKGRHDFGGGIVLDATLARSQSQYRELREMIKYDTNPRAGTSSAGFLPAYGYGYAIVDGRPRLTLNDAAAANNPDSYRALYYRNINRDLDSTVDFAKVNMGFNAAADDRGFGANVGAAVTRTDLSYDQRYVEYVPATSAGQATIGTLTGIFYDKRPTAYLTPAAPYLLINRPAAWQRFEANRGSFTTTNQIANNAADDFGDLETTKAVYAQGLVRVDRFDAQFGVRYDSTHLVVDTNQAPTTLGSTAYEPVRRTTDYGYWLPSALATYQLGDGMRLRAGVSKTIGRPDYSQYAARTSFGIGADGTLMVSTGNPDLKPREAWNYDLSYEWYMPVGMISVAGFVKDIRNEIFTSSQVGPAATFQGVTYQNVVVSTPRNAAEANVKGLEIGYTMNHIAALPGLGFNANFTLLDGSYRQPVSAAGVASGLPSTRKTSGLTQQPGYIANLTAFYAIGPIELRGSYNRIGRALQSADGDTPTRDLYQEPREQIDVQARWRLGDGVELVGQVQNLTQSPFIVRQGVDRAYLNYFFPVGRTFWLGLSWKPQW is encoded by the coding sequence ATGAAAGCCGCACATCAAATAAGCTTGGCTTGTCACCTATTGCTCGGCACGTCGCTGAGTTGCGCGCTGCCGGCTTTCGCACAGACCGCCGCTTTGCCGAGCGAAGTCCGAGGTGCTGATCCGGCGCAGGTCGATGACATCGTCGTCACCGGGTTCCGCGCGTCACAGCAATCGGCGACGCGGGTCAAACGCCAGTCGGCGGTCATTCTCGACGCCATTTCGCAGGACGATGTCGGACGTCTGCCCGATCTCAACATCGTCGAGGCGAGCCGGCGGATCACCGGCGTGTCGGTGGTGGGCGGCGCCGATCCGACCAAGAACCGCGACATCTATCAGCGCGCAACGATCCGCGGCCTGGATCCGCGCTACAATCTGGTGACGATTGACGGGATCCCTCTCGCCTCGCCCGACTGGGTCTATCGCGGCGCGCGGCTCGACATGCTGCCCTCTTCGCTGGTGTCGCGGATCGAAGCGATCAAGAGCGTCACCGCGCAGTATGATCCACATGCGCTGGGCGGGCAGATCAACATCGTTTCGAAGAGCGCGTTCGACGCGCTCGACGACCGCTTCTTTGTCGTCAACGCCAACGGCGGCTATAACGATACCGTCGGAAAGCTGATCCAGAAGGGCGGGCCGTCAATCCGCGCCGATGCGACCGGCGCATTGCGCTTCGGCCCCGAACAGAGCTTCGGCATCGTCGCCTCGGTCGAATATCAGCGACTGCCCTCGACCGCGCGGGCCGAACTGCCGGGCGACAGCAACGGTGCGGGCTGGTCGTACTTCACCGCCGCCGGCGCACGCACGCCGTTTTCGAACCTGTCGAACGGCTTTCTCGTGCCGGTGCGTAACCAAGATTATTTCTTCGAGAACATGCGCACGCGCCTCAGCGGCAATCTGAAGCTGGAATGGCGCCCAGACGATGCGACGGAAGTGTCGCTGTTCGGCGGCGATTATCACGACAAGGATGTCGAGACCCGCTACGAGATCCTGACGCTGCCGACCGGGACGCCGACGGCAGTCACCGCGACCAGCGGCGCGTTCGCGCAGGGCGATCTGCAGCAAGGGCTGACCTATCAGCCCGTCGCGCGCGACACCTGGTTGATCGACGCCAAGGGGCGTCATGATTTCGGGGGCGGCATCGTTCTCGACGCCACCCTGGCGCGGTCGCAGTCGCAGTATCGCGAACTGCGCGAGATGATAAAGTACGACACCAACCCGCGCGCCGGAACGTCGTCGGCAGGGTTCCTGCCGGCCTATGGCTATGGCTACGCCATCGTCGACGGGCGTCCGCGACTGACGCTCAACGACGCGGCCGCCGCGAATAATCCCGACAGCTACCGCGCGCTCTATTATCGCAACATCAATCGCGATCTCGACTCAACCGTCGACTTCGCCAAGGTCAATATGGGGTTCAACGCGGCCGCCGACGATCGAGGCTTTGGGGCGAATGTCGGCGCGGCGGTCACGCGGACCGACCTGTCCTACGACCAGCGCTATGTCGAATATGTCCCCGCCACGAGCGCCGGTCAGGCGACTATCGGCACATTGACCGGCATCTTCTACGACAAGCGGCCCACAGCGTATCTGACCCCTGCGGCGCCCTATCTGCTTATCAATCGGCCGGCAGCGTGGCAGCGGTTCGAGGCCAATCGCGGGTCGTTCACGACCACCAACCAGATCGCCAACAACGCCGCCGACGATTTCGGTGATCTGGAAACGACGAAGGCGGTCTATGCGCAGGGGCTGGTCCGCGTCGATCGCTTCGACGCGCAGTTCGGCGTTCGCTACGACAGCACGCATCTGGTCGTTGACACCAACCAGGCGCCGACCACGCTCGGCTCGACCGCGTATGAGCCGGTGCGGCGCACGACCGATTACGGCTATTGGCTGCCCTCGGCTTTGGCGACCTATCAGCTTGGCGACGGGATGCGGCTGCGCGCCGGCGTGTCGAAGACGATCGGACGGCCCGACTATAGCCAGTACGCTGCACGCACCTCGTTCGGGATCGGCGCCGACGGCACGTTGATGGTCAGCACCGGCAACCCCGATCTGAAGCCGCGCGAGGCGTGGAATTACGACCTGTCTTATGAATGGTACATGCCCGTCGGCATGATATCCGTCGCCGGTTTCGTGAAGGACATCCGCAACGAGATATTCACCAGCAGTCAGGTGGGACCGGCCGCGACCTTCCAGGGCGTCACCTACCAGAATGTCGTCGTCAGCACGCCGCGCAACGCGGCGGAGGCCAACGTGAAGGGACTTGAGATCGGCTACACGATGAATCACATCGCCGCGCTGCCGGGGCTGGGGTTCAATGCGAACTTCACCCTGCTGGACGGTTCCTATCGCCAGCCGGTGAGCGCCGCGGGCGTCGCATCGGGCCTGCCATCGACGCGCAAGACAAGCGGGCTTACCCAGCAACCCGGTTATATCGCCAACCTGACCGCGTTCTACGCGATCGGGCCGATCGAACTGCGCGGCTCCTACAATCGCATCGGTCGTGCGCTGCAATCGGCGGACGGCGATACGCCTACCCGCGACCTGTATCAGGAACCGCGCGAGCAGATCGACGTGCAGGCGCGCTGGAGGCTGGGTGATGGCGTGGAACTGGTCGGACAGGTGCAGAACCTCACCCAATCGCCGTTCATCGTCCGTCAGGGGGTGGACCGCGCCTATCTGAACTATTTCTTCCCGGTCGGACGGACCTTCTGGCTGGGCCTGTCGTGGAAACCCCAATGGTGA
- a CDS encoding MFS transporter, giving the protein MFPVYLIAHYAKSQLWHASTLLFGFFLTELCGIDARSMGWIMAASLLLNALADLVMGMWGRSRITDEAHARRVQALGGPLTCAFFLLFCATPFVAADVRSAWALAMLLGFRASYPLIDIPQNTLPALLSLDDHARCTLLANRNVASGVATIAVSVIAAPILIRGGDTNLWMVWALVLSLFVCGAACWLARAPMASGTLPRYAPVRPQGDLGFATILCALAMMIAASAAFRLVEPYYSAFVSGGAGLLLWAAVGGTISQPLWAWRRRRRSAVLSLVAAAVTLAGSAALLLSPLRSASVGAALAGMTFGIGSGGLWLMLWSAMTALAAQGRATRYVGIFTCVSKTAQAAAIVIAGHMLAASPYRLTMRDPWSPPSLMMTGALAAIAVVCLALAIILSINRKASGGKSTTRRRAVPTVQAQG; this is encoded by the coding sequence TTGTTTCCCGTCTATTTGATCGCGCACTATGCCAAGAGCCAGCTCTGGCATGCGAGCACCCTGCTGTTCGGTTTCTTCCTGACCGAACTCTGCGGAATCGACGCCAGGTCGATGGGCTGGATCATGGCGGCGTCCCTGCTGCTTAACGCGCTGGCCGATCTCGTCATGGGGATGTGGGGGCGGAGCCGGATAACGGACGAGGCGCATGCCCGGCGCGTTCAGGCGCTGGGCGGGCCGCTGACATGCGCGTTCTTCCTTCTGTTCTGTGCGACGCCGTTCGTCGCGGCGGATGTACGGTCGGCCTGGGCGCTGGCGATGCTGCTTGGCTTTAGGGCCAGCTATCCGCTGATCGACATCCCGCAGAACACACTGCCGGCTCTGCTTTCGCTCGACGATCATGCGCGCTGCACGCTCCTTGCTAATCGCAATGTCGCATCGGGCGTCGCGACGATCGCAGTCAGCGTGATCGCCGCGCCGATTCTGATCCGGGGAGGCGATACCAACCTTTGGATGGTCTGGGCGCTGGTGCTGTCGTTGTTCGTTTGCGGCGCCGCATGCTGGCTGGCGCGTGCGCCTATGGCGAGCGGGACGCTTCCACGCTATGCGCCGGTGCGTCCCCAAGGCGATCTGGGTTTTGCGACGATCCTCTGTGCGCTGGCGATGATGATCGCCGCCAGTGCGGCCTTTCGCCTGGTAGAGCCCTACTATTCGGCGTTCGTCAGTGGCGGTGCGGGACTGTTGCTCTGGGCGGCGGTCGGGGGGACGATCAGCCAGCCCCTTTGGGCATGGCGCCGTCGTCGCCGGTCTGCGGTCTTGAGCCTAGTCGCGGCGGCCGTCACGCTGGCGGGGTCGGCGGCGCTGTTGTTGAGCCCTTTGCGATCTGCATCGGTCGGAGCCGCTCTGGCGGGCATGACGTTCGGCATCGGATCGGGCGGGTTATGGCTGATGCTCTGGAGCGCGATGACGGCGCTCGCCGCACAGGGACGCGCCACCCGCTATGTCGGGATATTCACCTGCGTTTCGAAAACGGCGCAGGCCGCCGCCATCGTCATCGCCGGGCACATGCTGGCGGCGTCGCCCTACCGCCTGACGATGCGCGATCCTTGGTCGCCGCCATCGCTGATGATGACCGGCGCGCTTGCCGCGATCGCCGTCGTGTGCCTCGCACTGGCGATCATTCTGTCCATCAATCGAAAAGCGTCTGGTGGAAAATCAACGACGCGGCGCCGAGCGGTCCCGACAGTTCAGGCTCAAGGCTAG
- a CDS encoding AlpA family transcriptional regulator has translation MRGKITGRIIRLKTVLVRTGLSRATIYRKIKQRTFPAQVKITVRGAGWHEPEINRWVADPVGWKPTAQTPSNWSGSPLLDPRELTRWRRRLADRLAAAQTVAGKRELCVGRRMDPEGPVK, from the coding sequence TTGCGGGGGAAGATCACAGGCCGTATCATCCGCCTGAAAACCGTCTTGGTCCGCACGGGCCTTAGCAGAGCCACGATTTACCGGAAGATCAAGCAGAGGACCTTTCCCGCCCAAGTGAAGATCACAGTGAGGGGAGCGGGCTGGCATGAACCCGAAATCAATCGGTGGGTAGCTGATCCGGTAGGTTGGAAGCCGACAGCGCAGACGCCGTCGAACTGGTCTGGATCACCCCTGTTAGACCCACGGGAGTTGACGAGATGGCGGCGCAGATTGGCTGATCGTCTCGCGGCAGCGCAGACCGTCGCAGGCAAGCGCGAACTATGTGTGGGAAGGCGTATGGACCCCGAAGGGCCAGTCAAGTGA